The sequence ACTCTTTTAATAAGGTCTCTGTCTATACTTGCAGGAGCTTTTCCGTAGTATCCTCTTACGTAGTTAGAAACTTCATTCGTGATAATTCTGTACCTTTCGCCAGTTAAAACGTTCATTACAGCTTGAGTACCCACAATCTGAGATGTAGGTGTTACCAATGGCGGGTATCCTAAATCTTTTCTTACATTTGGAATTTCGTTTAAAACTTCTTCAAACTTGTCTATAGCACCCTGTTCTTTTAACTGGGATACTAAATTAGACAACATTCCTCCTGGAACTTGGTATCTTAAAATTCTTGCGTCAACTCTTTCAGATATCGGGTTTATCAAATATTTATACTTGTTTCTAATCTCGTCAAAATAGTCTCTAATTTCTGTTAAAGCAACTAAATTTAAACCGGTATCGTATTCTGTGTCTTTTAACGATGCCACCATACTTTCAATAGGGGGCTGTGAAGTACCCATTGATAAAGGTGAAATTGCACAGTTTAATATGTCGATTCCTGCTTCAACTGATGTAATGTAAGTCATTGGTGCAATACCTGCCGTACAATGGCTGTGTAAATCAATAGGTATTGAAACTTCTTCTTTAAGTCTTTTGATTAATTCTTTTGCATCAAATGGAGTTAATAATCCCGCCATATCTTTAATACATATCGAATCACATTTATGTTCCTCAAAATTCCTTGCAAGTTCGATATATTGGTCTATTGTATGAACTGGGCTTGTAGTATATGATATAGCACCTTGAACGTGAGCACCGCATTCAACTGCAACTTTTATAGGGTACTCTAAGTTTCTTACGTCATTAAGTGCATCGAATATACGTATAATGTCGATACCATTTTCTACAGATTTTTTTACAAATTTTTCAACAACGTCATCTGAATAATGTCTATATCCGACTAAATTCTGACCTCTCAATAACATTTGTAATGGTGTTTCAGTTATTTTCTTTTTTAATTCCCTTAATCTTTCCCACGGGTCTTCATTTAAAAACCGGATACAGGAGTCAAATGTAGCCCCTCCCCAAACTTCCATCGAGTAAAAGCCTACTTCGTCCATTTTTTCAGCTATTGGCAACATATCTGAAAGCCTTAATCGGGTAGCCATTAAAGATTGGTGGGCATCTCTAAAAGTAGTGTCTGTTATTTTTACGGATTTAACCATTTTATCCCTCTAATCATAATATCTCTATTAGTAATAGGATTTAGTCGTCATTAATACAGATAATTAAGTACAAATCTAATTGAAATATGATATAATATGATA is a genomic window of Methanococcus voltae containing:
- the oadA gene encoding sodium-extruding oxaloacetate decarboxylase subunit alpha, with translation MVKSVKITDTTFRDAHQSLMATRLRLSDMLPIAEKMDEVGFYSMEVWGGATFDSCIRFLNEDPWERLRELKKKITETPLQMLLRGQNLVGYRHYSDDVVEKFVKKSVENGIDIIRIFDALNDVRNLEYPIKVAVECGAHVQGAISYTTSPVHTIDQYIELARNFEEHKCDSICIKDMAGLLTPFDAKELIKRLKEEVSIPIDLHSHCTAGIAPMTYITSVEAGIDILNCAISPLSMGTSQPPIESMVASLKDTEYDTGLNLVALTEIRDYFDEIRNKYKYLINPISERVDARILRYQVPGGMLSNLVSQLKEQGAIDKFEEVLNEIPNVRKDLGYPPLVTPTSQIVGTQAVMNVLTGERYRIITNEVSNYVRGYYGKAPASIDRDLIKRVLKTGEKRIECRPADLLEPEYEKRAKEAKEKGLIRNEKYEVEDILTYTLYPQVAVKFLRGEAEEEPIPEEKEVSKFSEIPTKYVVEVDGEAYEVKVEPVYGSEYKKPKTEKIDSETEGAVNSPFRGMVTKVNVKEGAEVKAGDTIITLEAMKMENPVECPVDGKVEKIIVHEGQSVSVGDILMIVK